In the Corvus cornix cornix isolate S_Up_H32 chromosome 27, ASM73873v5, whole genome shotgun sequence genome, cttggcacagggcagggcagggccctGGGGGGGCACGAGGGGCTTCGCTCCCCCCCCGGCAGCTCTAGTCCACTTTGAAGAGGTCGGAGTTGGCCTTCAGGAGGTAGAGGCTGTCGTCCATCAggaaactgggggaaaaaagggggggcTCAGGTGGAGGCTCGCAGCCACAGCCCCCCCCCAGCTGCCTATGCTGGGATTGGGGGAGCCCTGAACCCAACACTGAGCACAGCAACCCCGGGGCTCACggggggagcagcagaggggtcCCTCCAGCACCCCCGGGCAAGAAGGGGGCCCTCAGCACCCTGACTTAAAAAGGGGGGGTCTGTGCATGCCATGGGCAAGAGAGGGGCACCCAGCACCCCAACCGGGGTCCCCCGCACCTCAGTTTCAAGGGTGACACTCCCAGCACCCCATAAAAAACAGAGGGGGACCCCGAGCACCCGAATTTCAACATGGGGGTACCCAGCACCCTCTGGACAAGAACGGGATCCCCGGCACCCTCGATTTTAAGGGTGACACTGCCAGCACCCCATGGATCAAAGGGTGCCCTGAGCACCCCAATTTCAAGAGGGGGCTCCCAGCACCCCCGCAGGGTTTCCAGCACCCCATGGAAAATCGAGGGGGACCCCCAGCACCCAAATTTCAAGAGTGGCATCCCCAACACCCCgttcccctcccagcacccccaggacACAGAAGCGCTGCACCCCTGAGCCCCCCTGGGGAATACAGGGAGCCCCTCGCCCCTATTTTAATCGAGGAGGGGGTCCTGGGGAGGGGTCACCGACCTGTAGAAGAGCACGTTGAGGGGGATGGTCCCGATGTGCCAGAGCGCGTGGGCGTccagcacccagagcagggGTGGGAAGTCGAGGAGCTCGAGCAGCGCCAGcgcctggagcagcagcaccgcGGCCGCGCATTTCCACACGTGCGGGAGGCGCCGGCCCTGCCGCAGGCACCACCGCAGCCACCACGCCACCGTCAGCATTCCTGGGAAAACCCCCCAGGGGAGTCAGGGGTGCCCGCAGGGCAACCAAACCCCTGTAGGAATTGCTGGGAAAACGGGGGGGGGGATCGAGGCCAGGGGGGTGCTCAAACCCCTGGTCAGCATTCCTGGGCAAATGGGGgctcagggatggggagggcaTGGACTGACCCCTAACAtagccccagcacagcccagtggCTCCCAGTACAGCCCAGCACTCCCCAGCCTGGATGCAGCTGGCTCCCAGTAGCTCCCAGTGCAGCTCCAGTGCCTCCCAGTCCatcccagtgcctcccagcTCACCAGCAGCAGCGTTGGCCACCAGGTTGTAGCCGTAGTCAAAGCGCACGAGGCTCAGGTAAGAGATGTGGCCAGcgaggaagagcaggaggaaggccCTGAAGATGCTGATTAAGGCCGGGCGCTGCAGCCCCAGTGTCCTGCAGAGAAGGGGGGGATGGCCAGGTCCTCCCCGTATGGCTCAGGGTCCTCCCAGTATGGCCCAGGGTCCTCCCAGTATGGCCCAGGGTCCTCCCAGGTACTTCAGTGATACCCAAACTGGCCCAAGAGAAGCCAGCACCTTCCCCAGTACAGCCCAGTGGCCCCCAGTGCAGCCCAGTGGCCCCCAACGTGGCCCAGCATCCTCCAGTATGGACCAAGAATAGCCCAATAGCCACCAGCATGGCCCAGCGTCACCAGTGTAGCCCAACTGACCCCTAatgcagccccagcacagcccagtggCCCTCAGGACAGAACCAGCATGGCCCAGTGGCTGCCAGTACAGAAGTGGCAAGGTCCAGTGACCCTTCTCAGCATAACCCAGTGCCTCCCAGTACAGCCCTGCACTCCCCAGTCTAGCTATAGCTGGCCCCAGTGCCTCCTAGTCTGGTCCCAGTGCggccctgcagcctccagccaAGCCTTGGGACAGCTCAGTGCCTCCCAGTCTGTCCCCAGTGCCTCCCAGACCATGCCCAGTGCCCCCCAGTCCAGCCCTGGTGCTCACCTGACACAGCACAGGTACACGGAGTGCAGGACGACGGCCGAAGCACAGAAATAATCCAGtttctgtgggatttgggatggcTGAGCCATGCTGGCAGCGTGGGAAGTGGAGGGGGTCTGGAACCCCCCAAGCGGGGCCGGAACAGGACCCCAGGGGGCTTGGGGACACTCCAGGGGTGCCACTCCCTCACCTCCGTCAGCGCCGTGTCCCTCGTGTGGAAAACGGTGGACCAGAACCAGGCGTTTAAGGAGacctgggaaagggggaaatttgggatttggggaggtggggggaTGAGGGTCAGGGTCCCCAGTGGGTCAGAGCTCACCCCCCCCCCCTCATTTTGGGGGATGAGGGCCCTGGGTAAGGGATGGGGAggtggagcagctggagctgggtggGATCAGGTGGTTATGGGGAAGATGTGGGGGAAGATGtgggggaaggggtggggggaagggaaggagaatggggggaaaaagggaaggggaaggggaaaaagggaaggggaaaaagggaaggggaaaaagggaaggggaaaaagggaaggggaaaaacagggagaaggaaaagaaaggggaagggaaagggaaagggaaaggggaagggaaaggggaaggggaagggaaaggggaaggggaaaaagcaaaggagacaggtaaggaaagaaaaggggaaaaggaaaggggaaaaggaaaggggaaaaggaaaggggaaaaggaaaggggaaaaggaaaggggaaaaggaaaggggaaaaggaaaggggaaaaggaaaggggaaaaggaaaggggaaaaggaaaggggaaaaggaaaggggaaaaggaaaggggaaaaggaaaggggaaaaggaaagggaaaaggaaaggggaaaaggaaaggggaaaaggaaaggggaaaaggaaaggggaaaaaggaaaggggaaaaggaaaggggaaaaggaaaggggaaaaggaaaggggaaaaggaaaggggaaaaggaaaggggaaaaggaaaggggaaaaggaaaggggaaaaggaaaggggaaaaggaaaggggaaaaggagagaaaagatgaTGGGGAAAAAGACGGGGGAAAAGACGGGGAAGGGCTCACCCAGGCGAAGGCGACGCAGGTGGGGTAGgtgggggcggcggggggcaCGGCCGCCCGGTAGCGCAGCAGCATGACCAGGCTGGCCAGGCCGTTGAGGAAGGAGGCGAAGGCGGAGGCCGGCTCCTGGAAAAACAGGAACCGGGAGAAGGGCCACTGGGAGGGGACGGGGGCGTCAGCGGGCACGGGGGGACCCCGACTTCCCCCGCTTCCCCCCCCAGGACCACCGCTCACCTTTCCATGGAACTGGGGCACGCGGTGGCCGCCCTGCTGGTACAGCCGCACCGTCAGCCACATGCACTCGTACTTGCACTCATCCCGGCACGTCCAGCCTGCGGGACACACCAGTGCCTCCCAGTATGCACCAGTGGGCGATGGGAGCGCCAGGGCCTGGCTCGGGGCAGGGGGAGCGGGTGGGGTTCACCCCGTGGCACCAGAGACACCCCCCGACACCTCACTGGGCACCACGGAACGATCTGGGAGGACACCCAGCTATCCCCATGGTGACCAGTAGCACGGTCCAGTTGCTCCCAGTATGGCCCAGTGTCCTCAGAGAGAGTTCAGTGATGCCCAAACTGGCCCAGCACCTCCCACAGCAAAGTCCAGCGTCCCCGCAGTATGGCTCCATGACCCGCCCCCAGTATGGCCCAGTATCCCCACCACACCGCCCAGCATGGACCAGGAAGAGCCCAGTAGCCACCAGCATAACCCAGTGTATAGCCAAGTGACCCTTAACACAACCCCAGCACGGCCCAGTAGCCGCCAGTATAGAAGCGGCACGGTCCAGTGACCCCACAGCGTGACCCAGGGCTTCCCAGTCCAGCCGCAGTATGGCCCAAGAGCCTCGGGCCAGCCCAGGGCCgcccagcacctcccagtcCGGCCCCAGTTCGCTCCCAGCGCCCCCGCCCGGAGGGGGCGTGGCTTAAAGGGGCGGGGTCTCTCCGGAGGGGGCGTGGTCTCTGTGCCCGCCAGCCAATGGGCGCGCGGGGGCGGTACCTGTCAGGCCCATGTAGAGCGGCTGCCGGGCGCGGAAGTTCCGCAGCGCCGCCCCCGAGCAGTTCTGCCGCTCGCAGCGGCTCAGGCACTCCCGGTACAGCGGTTCCCGGTCCCCCTGTGAGCtccgggccgggcccggcgccgccgccgccatgagaagcagcagcagcgcgGCCCGCGCCGCCAtcgccgcccggcccggccgcttCCGGCCCGCCCCGGAGATGGGGCTGGCGCGGGGCACTATGGGATATACCGCCCCCGCCGGCCGCGGAAGGTGATGGGATACAGGCCCCCGAGCGGGAGAATCATGGGATATATCCCCCCGTGCACGCTCTGCAGAGGCTCATGGGATATATCCCCCCCGTGCATGCCCTGCAGAGGCTCATGGGATATATCCCCCCCCGTGCATGCCCTGCAGAGGCTCATGGGATATATCCCCCCGTGCACGCCCTGCAGAGGCTCATGGGATATATCCCCCATGGGGGCCGGGGATTCCGAGGCCTGCAGGGACCCCCCGGTTTCATGCGTGGCTCGGGGTCAGTTCAGGGCCCGGGGGCAGCGCGGCCTGAGGAACTGTGTGGTCCCGGCCATGCGGGACCCCCGGCAGCGGCCGTGGGATGAAGTGCCCATGGCGGCCTGGCCTGAGGTGACAGTGATGTGCTGGATCGCCATTCCTCCCCCCGTGGCAGGCGGGACCCCAACACCGAGAGTCCCCCTCTCTGGGGGCTCCTCCCTCGTGGCAGCCTCGGTGACACACGTGGGAGCACGGGCTGGGGTGACCCGAGGGGACATGGGGGGCAGagcctgccctgtgcagggttCACGTCCCGGCCCCCCATCCCGCGCTCCTGGTGCGATGCCTCGCTCTGCCCGGCCGAGGGGTTGGGATGAGGCTCCCCCCCTGTGGAGGACCCCACGTCCCAATTCCCTCTgtgtgcccagggcagcaggtgAAGGTGGAACAGGTCGGGGACAGGTGCCAGCTCTGGGTCACCTCATCGGGGACCCATTAGATGCTGCTGGCCTGTCCCCAACCCCCAGGACTGTCCCCAACCCCCAGGACTGTCCCCAACCCcctgcaccatccctggatgccAGGTCTGTCCCCTCACCCCGGGACTGTTCCCCCCAGACCCACGAATGGCATTGCTGTCCCCTCACCCTCACACGGGTGACAgtcacagccccagctgggcaggtgaggggacagggatggagggCGTgacctccccctcccccccccattCAGGCGACCCCCGCCCCCCAGGATCGCAGCAGGACCCAGGGACAGGagagctctggggctgggaagTCCCAggtgctccccagggaatggcaACGGGGACTCCGGGATGGGAGGTCCCCAGTCCGCGGTGCTGTGGGGGGATGGATTGGAGCGGGGGTCCGGGGTGGGGGTGTCCCCGGTGCTCCGAGGGGACGGAAAGTGGGATCGGAGCCAGGGGGTCCCCAGTGCTCCCGGGGAGTGGGCGGGGGGCACCCGCTGGTCCGGGGGATCGTGGGGTTCCCGGTGCTCCCGGGGGATGGACGGTGCTGATCCCGGTGCTACGGAGGACGCGAAGAGGGAAGGGGAGTCCGGGGCGGGAGGTGCCGGTGCTCTTGCGGGGGGATGGACACGGGGGCATCCGGAGCGGAGAGTCCCCGGTGCTCCGGGAGGATGGACGGGGGGGTGGGGTGGAGGGGGTCTGTCCTGGTCCGGGCCGGCGGGAgcgcgcgggggcggcgggagcgcgcgGCGCGCCCTCGCCCGGGGCCGGGACCGGGATCGGGATCGCGAGGCGGAgcccgggagcggcgggaggcggcggctcCGGCTCCGCAAACTTTcccggagcggcggcggggccatGGGGCCGCGGCCCGCGCTGAGCACCATGATCGCGGCCGGGGGCTGCCTCGGCGccgggctgctgctgctcgcCGCCCTCtgcccccccgccgccgctgAAGGTGGGTCCCACCGGGGACACCGGGAATCGGGGGGACCCCGGGCTGCGGGAGCGTCCCCCGCGCCGTGACTTCGTGCAAAGTTTTGCACGGGACCGACCGGGACCAGGGGGGGCACCGAGAGGGGGAACCGGGAAAGGGagggggggacacggggggcgTGACCGAGAGGGCACCGGGGGGGGACATCGGGGGTGGGACCGAGTGGAGAACCGGGAGGGGACCGAGGGGGTACCGTGGGGGGAACCGAGGGGGCAGCGGGAGGGGACCGAGGGGGCCCCAAGCTGGGAACGAGTGGGGCACCGGGGGTGGGACCGGGCAGCTCTGGGAGTGGGTCGGGAGCCACCGGGCCGCGGGGTCCGGtgtgcctggggctgctcagtTGGAAGCGACGGGACCGCCTCCCCCGGTCCTTCCCCAGTCCCCCGCTGCCCCCTCGGTGCCCCCGGTTCTCCCCGCCGCGGGCAGCGCGACCCCGCTGTCCCCGCGCCGCGACTGCCCGCCAGGACTGCGGGCCGAACTGGTCTGTACTGGGAGGCGCTGGGGCCGAGGAGGAGGCCCTGCTCGCTGCGCCCCGGCCCCCCCGAGCGGGACGACCCCGCTGCCGTTGTCCCGGGAGGAATTTAGGGGCTCCAGTGCAGCCCGGAGCGGGGACCCCCCTCTGCAGCCGGTCCCGGGGCTCCGGTACCGCCGGGAGAAGCGCAGACGGGGGGACCCCAGCCTGTGGGGGTTCCCTCCCCGGGGGCACCGGGAGGCTTCGGGGCGCGGGGCAGGCGCGGTGCCCCACGGAGCggctgggtgggtgggtgggtgcgTCCCCGTCGCTCCCATCCACATTCTCGACGTGCcgcacccagcccagccccgggggGAGCGGGGAGCCGGCCCGACAGCCCCGGGGCCTCGGCCAGGCACCGCGGCGGGGATGGCAGGAACGGGGCCAGCAGGGGACGGCGCTGGTGGCTCCAAAgtgggcaccagcagccccaaaaGTTGGACCTCGCTGCCTCCCTGTCtgggggcagctccagcaccgGGGGTTTGGAAGGTGAAAGCCCGGTGGGACTGAGCCGGTGTGGGGTGGTGGGACGGGGACGTGGGGATACACCAGGTGGCCTCCACTCCTGGCACCCCGCAGCTCGCTCTGCTTGGAGGGTCTGTGTGGGGCGAGCTCCTGGTTAGGGACACCCCGGTGTCCCCCCATCCCTGGGGCCGGATTCGTGTCCAGCAGCCGCAGCTCAGGGCAGCCTTGTGGGCACGTGGCCGATGGGCTTTGCTGGACACCCGTGGGCAGCCGAGGTGCCCCATGGTGGCACTGCCTGCCGGAGTGAGCCAGGCAGGATGGATCACTCGCTGCCCTTGCCGGTGCCCAGCTATGGACCtgggggagcaggcagggccAAATCCCAGGGCACGGAGCCGGGATCCCACCAGgatctggtgctgctgctcgCTTGTCCCACCTGCCCTTTGCCCCGGGGAAGCTGCAGCACCCCGtgcctgtgccacagcaggTGTGGGCACAGACCTTGAGCTTTGGCCGCCCAACAGCACGTTCGCTCCTGGGGTCCCCTCTGTCACACAGCCGGTGGGCTGGGAGAGAGCTGCACCCCAAATTCGAGGGGCTTCCTCCTTCCTGGCCATATTTTCCCCGGCTCAGAGGCCTCGGAGCAGGTGGGGGAGGCGGGTGCCAGCCGGGTCCCCTGGACACGGGGCCGcgccagcagctgcccagcaccGGCGGCTGTCACTCAGCCGCAGAGCAGCCGGGGACCGGCACACCGAACCCTGCCTGACCCCCGTGTGCCCCCCTGCCCCGTGCTGGCATGGCAGTGGCCCAGGGCTGGTGGCTCTGGGAACGACGCTGCGGTGGCGGCAGGGTCAGCGCCGGGGCCGGTGTCGGAGCGGGGCTGGGGTCTGGCGTGGGGGCTCTCCCCGGCGAG is a window encoding:
- the PGAP3 gene encoding post-GPI attachment to proteins factor 3, yielding MAARAALLLLLMAAAAPGPARSSQGDREPLYRECLSRCERQNCSGAALRNFRARQPLYMGLTGWTCRDECKYECMWLTVRLYQQGGHRVPQFHGKWPFSRFLFFQEPASAFASFLNGLASLVMLLRYRAAVPPAAPTYPTCVAFAWVSLNAWFWSTVFHTRDTALTEKLDYFCASAVVLHSVYLCCVRTLGLQRPALISIFRAFLLLFLAGHISYLSLVRFDYGYNLVANAAAGMLTVAWWLRWCLRQGRRLPHVWKCAAAVLLLQALALLELLDFPPLLWVLDAHALWHIGTIPLNVLFYSFLMDDSLYLLKANSDLFKVD